The DNA window CTGCGTGGACGAGGTGGACGGAGCCTTCGAAATATGGTAGTTGCAGGAGCACCTGTTCACCTGTGTATGAATGGCCGGGTTATCTGCCTACACGATTCCTTATGGATGTACCATAGATATTAAACAACGATTTGCACGCTGTGTGGTTCGCATGTGGGTGAAAAAGTGAGAGCCGCTGCGGTTCACAAGAATTGGAAATGCATAAAGTCAACAGTAATTCCGCCGCCGCGTCACAACCTCCTCCAGGGAGACCATGATAAGCGTGCGTTTCACTTCTGCTAGTAGATTCTCTGTTGTCGCTGTACCGGTTGGAAAGGAGTGTCGCAGAAACGATGGACTTTGGGGTGACGTGTGTGCAGGCCTGGCTGGaggaacaggagaaaaaaaggaaagaacgcatcgcgacgaagagaaaagagtggGCGGAGAAGCAACTGAGGCTGCAGCAGGAGAGAGTACAAAAGGACATGAAAGATATCGATTCTGAGACATTCGAAAAGATCTGTGAGctggaggagaagaaacgaaaaacaggcAAGCCTTTCGATGAAGGTAAATCTCTGTCCTTCCTACATGTAAAGGATCATAGCGGCTGCAGGGATCGTAAAGCTGCGCAGTGGTGAAGAAAGGCGTTTTTCGAGCAAACGCACAAGTTAATCAAACCAAAGGAAGGCTTGCACAAATAGATGTGAAATGATAAGACCGCCTGCGTACCTAGCAAGGGTCCATTCTACGGGCGGGGGAGTCATGTCAGAATTGTGGACAGCGTGGGCGCCGAGTGCTGCAGCAAGGCATGAGCtcgaagagaaggccgaaaaaaggaagaaacagctACGACGGCGGATGCAAACATTGGCGGATTTCGAAAACGCCTATACAGGTGAGCGCTACGAAACTCAGTCGCAAAACGAAGCATTGCCGAAGCAGCGGAGTGAGTACAGCGTGCACTCCGCGTGCCACACGCGTATCATGGATGTTCGGGAAAAGCCTGGTATTTTATCCTTTCTGATTTTGGCGAGGCTTTCTGTAGTTGTCCTGAGAGGGATTGCTACTTGCGCAGTCGGCCGGAAGCATACAGCACTTTGAAACAAATCCAAGCATCTGATCCGTGATACCAGAAAACTGAGTCCCAGTGTCAAAGTAAATTAAGACGCTGTCTCTGACCCTTTCGTTGGGACTCcccagacggcgaggacgatgACGAGGAGCTGCCAATGTACTTCACGGAGCCTGAACAGCTTCTGGAGTTGTTCCGTCAACTTGAAGAACAGAACCTGTTTCTAATTCAGAATGCTCAAGAGAACGAAGCCGTAAGCAGTGAAGCACAGTTGGGGCAAGGCGAATGCATTGGGCAACCGACCGCCGAGTAAGTACGTGCGGAAAGCCACACGTGATAGCCACTGGCAGCACTGTTTGGGGCCCGGGGCTCTCGAAAGCTGAAACGtgcctcctgtctcgtgGGGTAGCGGGCGAGGGTGCGTGTTGACCTCAGCGCATCGTGAAGGCACTGAAGACCTGGTCGTTTGCTGGTGAACATGCCAAAAGTATCGGTGATTGTGTGTACGAAGCCAGATTCGTGTACATAGCAAGCTTTTCCGGTGAGACGCATTGTCGCAAGCTTGCCGCCGCTCGGATTGATCCAGTAGGAACTCCACAGGAACGGCTCGCTTTTTTTTGGTTGTGTCGGCGATTAAGGAGTCAGACCGTCGTCCTCCCTTAGGTTGGCTGTGTTGGCCCGTATAGGCTTTAGAAGACGTTATCGGGAAGTTtgaggagacaaaacagcaAATGGACAAACGAACCGAGGCCCTTGACTCACTAATCAGGCAGCTGCAAGAGCAAGTCAAGACACAACAGCAAATATGCGGCAAACTGCAAAGTGGGCGGTGAGGGCGGGAACAAGACATCTTCTTGCGGCAGGTCCTCAAACGGTGTGCAGGTCTGGGCCTTCATCAACCGACCGTGTCGGTCAGTGTGCTCCCCTCCGCTGTGTGCAGCGACACttcagaagaagaagagtgaacgagaagagaagatgaTTTTCCAGCAACTCACAAATAAGATCGGAGAGGTCCATGCAATATGTGGCTATGAAGGTAACGTTAGCTTTCGGTGTGTCATTTGCTTGTTTGGTGCTGGCGCGTAGTGGATGACTGGGGTGCCCAGGCGCTGTATTCAAAAGGGACACAAGAATGAGTTAACTGGACAGGGCTGTTCGTATGACAAGTGAGAAGGTCAGTCGCCTCGTAGAGATGAGGCACGCGACGCCAGAACCTTCCTTCGTCACCCTTTGAGCAACAACTCGCTGTTAACTCATAGAAAGATGTAACAAAAGCAGGCGCTGTGCCGTCCTCGGATCAGTTTGTATCCGTTGCTTCTAGAGCGTAGAATGCTTAAAGTGTTTCATCCGATCGGCGAAGCATAGTTGCTTGGGGATATCTTTCCgtcggagaagaacggtAAATGTTATTCAAGTAAACTCCTTTGCCCGCGCAACAGCAACGAAAAACCCATAACCTGCTAAACTTAGAGGCGCATGGATGAACCGGTCATTAGCCAGTTGCGGCATGTACAGTAAGCGCGCAGCCACGATAGTGATCTCCGTTTGCGGGTTTACGAGTTCCGAACTCCACGATCTCGATCATGCACGCCCAGGAACCCTCTTCGGTGAGGACAAGAGTGTCAGGACATGCCGAGGTCCACCTGCAATTTCCCCTGAAAACTATCCCAGCATCATTATAAGATCATGTCTACAAGCACCTGTAAAGAATACAGCGCACCAGACAGTTGCGCAACAGCAGACGCGACGGCCTCGGATCGCATTTGGTGTTACTTCTCAGGCGACGCTGCCAATGATGCTATTCGCAAACTCGAACAGATCGAAACGAAGATGGAAGAGTACCTAGCAATCTTGGATAGATATGAAGGTTCGACTATGCGTGTCCGCCTAGTGCCGCGTTCCAGCTGGCGGCAAAGCAAAGAGATTACAACAGATTGCGCCTGTTCGCACCGAAGCCTGAGAAGCTGTGGCAGACCAGCAGCTGAGCTAGGCACAAAAGCGACGGTCGAGTCACGCATGTCACACTATTTCTTTGTCATGGACAACGCTCAGAATGTGGCCTTTGATGACGACTGAAGGTTAGTAAAATGCGTTTGCGTGTGGGATTGCGCTGGACAGCTGAGAATCCCGAACTCATTGCCAGATTGGAGCGtacaaaagaaaaggaacgcagGGAGCGCGTGCGACAAGAGAAACTTGACGAGCAATCCCAGAAGAACGATGAACGCCTGCAGGTGATGCTCTGCACCGTTCCTTGCCACCATCCAGGCCGTTCGAGCCTCTTTGGCACTACACGCAGCCATCGACAGCTCACAGCTTCGCTGAGTGCAGCTTGGCCACGCCCAAATCGCTAGGGCACCTCTGCAGTTTCGGGCTACACGCTGTCTCTAGAGCCAAAGCCTGAAAGAGGTCCCCGTGACTTCCGAGGCAAACGAATTCCAGTGGGGATATGCAAGGCTAGCTCATTTTGGACTGGCATGTTGCCTTTAAAGAGATAAGCGACTCACTTCTTCATAAACCAAGGTATGTGCTCGGTGCTGTCTCCTCATCAGGCTTCCTTGAAGCGGTCACAGGAGCCCACACAGCAACGACTAGGAAAGCAGATCATGTTTAGATCTGCGCCAGTGCGTCATCAGCAGGAGGTACGTCCAGCGCTGACTCACCCCTTGAGGTCTCGAAGccggtctccctctctcgctatGAACAGTTCCttcggaagaagacaaaaaagaaacaaggGATTTCCGAATGTATAGGGCCACGCGGGAATCTTCCGTCGGGACAAGAACCTTTGCGCGCGCCGCTGTATCCCCATGACCTGGGAAAAGCACACTGCGAAAGTTTCCTCACTCTGTGGTAAACATATTTAGTGCTACCACCTCTCTTACGACTCCCTCATACGGGTGGCCGtgggactgcatgcatcccgGGACTGTCGATCTTCTTAGAAGCGTTATTACTCCGGCACGCTACGCCATCCTCCTTTTCCATTTGGTGCCATTCTGGAATTCGCAGACATCCCAGGCAACTGCTGATGATTCACAGGCAGAGCTGGAATACCGACTATTCTTCTGCTAGGTTATACTACTCAGCAGGTATTCACATGAGGCATTCAAAAAACCGACAATGTGGTCCCGATTCTAAAAGTGTTAAAAGAATCCTTTACGAGAAGATTTGCAGGGTTCCGAGGTTAAAATTCGAAGGTAGGAGAGTCTGGGTGGGTTTATCGGCAAGTCTGTCTCTTGGATGACCAAGACGCCTGCGAACCGTTTGCTTCCATGAGGTATGTCGCCTCACGTGGGGGAGTACCCGTTTGTGATGATCATGTGGTGGATTTGAGAGCAGGCTTTTTTGCTGAGCCGCTGTTTTAGTGAAACCGTCTGTCGTCAGTCTTCATGTTGACATCACAATCGTGTATGGTTCTGGTGCTGGCACCACCAATCCCAGCAACAAGTCACTCTACCAGTTCAAATGTACTACGTCTATGAAAGGGGGAGATTGGAGACGCACCGGCAGCCCCTCTACAGCCTCAGATTCAGCTgccgaaagaaaaggcagaatcACTCAGAGCAAGGAATCAGTGATACAAGCACAACAAACGGTTCCACGGTGATGAGAGAAACTACGATGCCGGTCACGCAGAAACGACTGAAAGTAGATGGCAACACTGCAGACCACAATCGGCCTTCCCACTCGATGAGGTGTACGTGGATTCCTCGCGATGGGAGTTGTTTCAGACTGAGTGCTTCATGCTCTAATATTGCTAGCTTTCATGCCTCAGGGTGACCGGATGTCGTATTAGGTTGGAAAGAAGTGTGAGTCTAAATACGCGAAGCCGGGGCTTAGGAGTTACCCCGTAGCATGAAAAGCAGATAATGCTGCAATTTCGATCTACGGCAAGTGAAAGACAGACGGTCCAACAGTGCCTGCACGCATCAGTTTGGTTCTACGACCATCGCCGTTGCCGCCACCCCTATTCGAGTTGTGACACAGGCCGGGACCTCAGCATCATGCATCTACCCAAAACCGCTGTTGCAGCCCATTCCAACGGCTCAGAAGCCGGCCCGTAAAGCAACTTCACCTGAACACGGGTCCTTCATCATTCACACGAAGACAACGCGGCACCGGAATAGAGGAAAAGCATTTGTTCTCCAGATTCCCGTGGTCACTTCAACGCCAGCAACACATTAGTATGCTCTACGCTAGAtcgcgaggacgacggcaGTCTTTGACGCCGGCAACTACAGCTCGGCTCCGATTGCTGAGCCAGCAACCAAACGAATAAGGAGATAATTATAATTCTGATTCCTTCGCTCGGCTGCATCTCCAGCAAGTAGACGAAACCTTCGTCATCAGGTGACCGACTTACAGCTCCGCAGTGCCCCGCTGGTTAGTTTGCTCTACGTTTTTGAGGCGGCTCCGGAGGCTGTTCCGGCTGTAAACAGGGATCAGCGGGATACATGTACGGTGGACACGTAGACGGCTGTGGATTCTTTTCCATCTCCTCAGACTGGGCGGGAAGATCATGTTCCTCCTTCTGAGGTCGGTTATCGGCCCCGGACTCTTCCGTAGTCGAACTGCCACTTTTTTTGCCGTCCTGCATTTTGCTTTCGTGCTCTGGTTCCGTCACACTTGTTGGAGAAAATCCAGCAGGCCCTGTTTGCTGCTCGTCCCTCACTAACGAGCCGTTTAACGTCGTCAACGGGGCGTTTCCGGCACCTAAAggcttcgtcgtcgctctgTTGATTCCTCGACTGCAACGGTCCGTGGCCTTACCGCCGTAATCCGCAGGCCGAGGGGCCGCCTGCTCATACGGATATTTCGTACTACTGTTACCCGTTTTTTTGGGCCACACCCTACTTGACGAACTCAGCTGGTTCCGGTGTAACTTCACGCCAAGCACCCGAGTGGATGTTAGTGAGAGGGAAAACCGGCTGTTAGGTGCCGTATGGATGAGGTGCTGCTGTTCAAAAACCAAAGGAATAAAACGCCGGCCAACAACAGCTGCTGCCGATGTCCACAACGAGCTCGGAACAATCATGTCGGTGCTCGACGCCAGAGACTGCGGTCAGCCACGTGACCGATTACCTCGCCGCACGGAAGCAGAAGGTCCGACTGGACGTGAAACATATCTCAGAGAACCACACTTCACGTGCAGGATAAATTCAAAACAAAAAATGCCGGCAAACAATATGGCTAGCGATTTTGCAGTGCTCCTCCGCGCAGTTAGCGCAGCCTCGGACACCGCGCATGAGAGCATGCTGCTTGAGCACTGGAATGTTCAGCGGTGTGGTTCTTAGCTTTCTTTGCAGTGAATGTGCAGGCCCTTGCTTTCTGTGGCGAAGCAGCTAGATTTCCTAGGGATGGGGTTCCCTGCACACTCCAGAGGCATTGCTAACACTGGAACTCATGTGTAGAGGTTAGCTGCCTGATATTCTAAACGCTGCTGAAGGACACACATTAAagcgtttcgcctcctccacgACAGAAACCCGTCTCTGCACACTGGCAAGCTGTTGGTATGATGAAGTCCGTATATGACCTTCTTCAACATCAATAGCTCATAAAGTCGTTGCAGACTCCCCAAGTGCCGCATTCGCGGCATGTAAATGCCAGGAGGACAACGTTAAGCGATTGAAACGCTTCATCTGGCATACCGCATGCATCCCATGTAGACGGTCCCACTTACAGATTTGAGTCTCAGGATAGTGACAACAGTGGAAAGAGTTACGAAAGGATATTAGGGTCTTTGTCCATCAGCTCCTTCGTAAGCTGCTCGTAGTTAAGTACTCCATCCTCTACTAAGACGTCCTGGGCCTGAGTGCAGCGGCGATCACAGACGGGACTTGAGGAGGGATGTATCGATAAAACTTCTATTCCAAGGATATTTTCACGCGCTTGCTGAAGCTACCGCGCATGCTCCACACGAAACCGACAGTGGAAAGTGTAAAACGACTCCAACACCACATGTTCTAGTTGAGACCCTGACTGGGCTATTGGGCGTTCGATACTTCTTGCAATGGTTTGACAGAATGCCTACCTTCTGAGCCCATTCGATGAactcgtctgcctcttcatcGGACAAACGTTCTCCCAGCTGCTGTAGAATGTAACGGAGCTCCAGTAAAGTGATGGTGCCTGTTGCGTCTCTGTCGAATTCCCTGAAAGACTCGAGaactttttcttccttcatCGGATCTTGAAAATGAGGAGACTCACAGATCCTCAAAAACTCCGTGAAGCTGAACTgcccttctcccttcttctcatCATAGGTTTGAATTAACTGCCGTATTGCCTCCTCTGAAGGGTTCTGCCCTACAGAACGAAAAATTTTCCCGAAATCTCTGCAAGGCACAGTACGACACGAGTCCCTGCAACCCCATCTGATTTTACGGCCACAGGCGAAAACAAGCGTGAGACATGTTGTGAACTGAGAGCTCCTCGACAATCTTACAGTCAGATACAAAGGAACTGCAGGTTGTCCCGGGTAAAACTACTATTTTCGGTAACTTAAGGAAATACGCAAGATGCATTCCGATTGGTAACTCAGGTTAGTCACCTCATCTCAGTTGCATCACATCCAATATTAATAGCTGAGGTTCCGTTCACATGAATCCTTACAGCGTTTCTCCTCGGTCACAACAGTGGCTGACCTGCTCGTGACCCTACCATTGTGCTGGTTTCTCTGGAGGCTCTCCGAAACGGAACAAAAAAAATGTCCACTCTCATGGAGTGTCGTCCCTAATCGATAGACATCAACTGGTGCCGCGTTGGTGATGAATAAGGGTGGACCCATGCTCGTGGACTCGATGTTAACGTTTGGATTCACGCGGTGAATTCTACGCACGAGAAGCTGATCTTCCCATCCTGATCCTTGTCAAACATGGTGAAGGCCGTTCTGAATGTATTGACCTGAGTCTCGGTCAATTGATACAAAACCCCGTCTACTTCTGTCATGGTGTCGAGGCTTCAACACGGCTCCTTGCCACGCTGGTGAAGTGCCCTGAAACGTTGTAGCCCTTTCCGTTTCGGTCACGTGAGCTGTGGAATACAAGAACGTGATCAGGATGAAAAGAGAGTAAACAAGGTCACCGCTCACCGCAATATCCCCATCCCGACAAACATCTACTAGAGGGGAGCGTTTCCATATTAATGAGGCTTCCGCCCTACGAGAAACGTGTTGCTTGGAACTAACTTCGCCGAAAAGGGATGATCATAGAATTCTGTGACCTCTGCTGCTCCTGACCGTTCTGTTGTCGAGAAAGGGTGTACGAGCAGTCTAAACGTGGCGTCTTGCGACTGGCCATGAAATGTTTTCCTCGAGATCACTGGCTAGGAAACCTAGACAAAAGTACAACAGTGGCGCCTTGCCTCTTGGACGTCTCCCTGCTCCTTACCGTCTGAAGGTGCAATAGCTAATACCTCGTGGTTTTTCTGGTCGGAGCAGTATCACATACGAGATAGACAATTCATTTTTTTGCCGACGAGTCCCAGCTGAAGAAACGCTCCTCCGGTACCAGCCCCAGCTGCAGAGATGCATTGCCTTTCCAGTTCTAGTCTCCTCGGAAAAAAGCAGTAGGTCTTTTTCCCCCTAAAGAAGAGGACTGTAGATGTTCCAACATTCTTCATTTGTAGTTGTCGAACTGTCCCTTGGGACGTAACTGCGACTTGCATGCAATCGCTTTTCAATGATGACGGGCTCAGGTACAGTCCGCTCGACCAACGCTGCATGTCCACTTGTTGTTTGAAAGCGTTGTCCGGAAGCAACACATGTTTTTatttaccggatccaagttctaaTTGTGCTTTTCATGACCATCATGTTAAGTGCATTAAGCTTAGCGATATCCAGCGTACATGTGAAAAACCAACACGTATACAATCTGTACGAATATGATACACATTTTTCCGGGGCACCAAACACAAGTGATAGCCAACGCGCTTCATGGTTCATAGTGCATTTGATATTACCCCATCGTGTCTAGCCCAGAGAGTTTGCCGTCCAGGAAGCCACCTGTAAGAGTGGGAGCTTCTCGATGCCAGTTTTCACAATACCAGGGAGAGAATCGAATTGTCAAGAGGTGTGCTACGATATTGAGAAGATGCCACAAGGCGCGTAATGAGGAGAGGGACTCTGTCAGAATCGGAAAGGCAATTTTCCCCTGTGCtcgagcgacgcgcgagaatTGTTTCGTATAGAGAGAACATGCATTCTGGTTACAGATGTATGCAATAGCTCGGCTGACGCTGTCGTCTGGCGCTGAGAAAAGGTGACACGCACACGCGACAAACGGGGGGCATCTTCCGTCTAGCTGGCCTACACTTACTAGTTTATTCCTGGCATTCCCTTTGCGCCAGTCTAGTACCGACAATCACGCTGTGTCAAAATCCGTTCTACTTAACAAACAGTTTATCACTCTATGGAGGTGACAGTGTCACTGCACTTGGTAATGGTTGGCAAATCAGCCAACAACAGCGTCCCTTCTCTGGAGACACGCGTAAGACCTGGAGGTCGCGCCTCGACACATCCTATCCAGGATGTTAGATCTAAACGAGAACAGTACTTTAGTTAGGCCAGACGCCAGCACTCAATGCAGTGTTGACTAGACCCTATTTCTCGGTGAGCATTTCCACCCTTCTCCCTGACAGAATCCGCTGTGTGCCAATCAAGTGAACTAAAACACTCTGCGCCTGAAACTGCATACGGCTGTGCTGTGGCTGGATCGAAGGAAGTAGAGGCATTGCCACAGGGCACTACTGCTCAATgcacgtgtctcctctgtgaTACCGGGGCATGTCGACGCCTGTCTCGTTTCTGCAAAGTTGCGTTCGCTCCGGTTATCCAGCGTCCCTTCAACCCAACTAGCGAGCCTTCCGGCAGCAGGAGCTCTCGAAAAACGGAGGACTCCAAATTTGTTGGCAAGCATCACAGTCAGCACGCTCTGTGCGTTGTAAGGGGACGGAAGATCAGTTCTAAACTCTAACATGTGGCACTGCCCTTTCTGGTAGGCAGCACTTTCCAGAagacttcttcctctgcagcAGTCTTGCTGGTTCTCACGGAAACTCAGTCACGACTGCCTAGGGCCATCAGAGTGTGTTGCAAAGTAATTGCCGATAGGCGGAACCCTGAACACGTACGCGTACCGGGTCCGAGGGGCCATGTTTGCAGCACGTAGCTGGCTAGCGGGCGCGGCTTCCTGTATAATGTGTTTCCCCGCGTGCCACACTGTTCCACGACGTGCCGCTGCCGTTTTGGTAGGTGCCGCATTATTTTCCCGTCAGTTTTTGTCGCCTCGACGGCTCCACGGAAACGATGAGAAACAGAGCTGAAAGCGGACACAGGATTTTCGAAGAGAGCGGGGCACTCGTAAGTCACGGATAGTAACCGAAATAGACGACTGCTTCACAGCATCCTCCAGCATCTCTTTCCAGACACAAACAAAAGGTGCTGTCTCAGTTCGTGGACAGCAACAAACTTTCGGCCTTGCCTCACAAACAAAACAACACCGTTTCTGGCACCCATACATACACCGTAGCTGAGCGACACAGACCCGTCTGTTCGCAGATGTTCCCAAACGTCTGTAGGTCgatgcttcctcttccctcacACACCGTTCCCCTTCGCGCAATACATCCGCCCGCGCCACTCAAAAATCAATTTCTTCCTCGAGCTGCCGGAGAAGCTTCGAGGATCCGCGATTCTCGCCTACTCAGCGTCGATCCAGCTGCCGAGCCGTGCCAACGTACACAGAAGGGAAACCTCTCCCCTCCCGTCATTGccctcgtgtctcctgcggcggcgcagcaTGAAAACGCCGCATGTCCCGCGTTCCGTATTTTTCCTATGTGTGCGATCCCCTTCCCCTTGTAGAGTCAGGGCTTTAGGGCTCTTTCCACCCTCGCGATTCTCGTGTTGGGTCATCCGTTCCAGGCCGCATCGGATCCCTCCggcccgcgcgcgcgctgcgCTGCTCCCGGCCGACGTGGCAATTCAAGTTCTctatttctctctttctgccagTCACCGCGGCCGGGGCTGTTGCTGTTGCTGGGCGAGGACGTTCTGAAGAATCTGCTGTCGCAACAGCTGCTGCTTCCGCTCCAAGAGAGCTTGGAGGTGAGGCTGCTGCATGCCTTGCGCGGGCAGTTGGACCGTTGCACGTTGGCGCTCCCTGGCCTGTGAGACTTGAGGAGGCGGGGAGCCCTCTCGATACCTCGCATTCGCCACGGCGGGCGCCAGCGCATGCGTCCCCTCGGCTCCGGCTGCCAGGGCTGCGGGCCTTGGGGTTTGCTGGAATTGAAGCAACTGCTGAagctgtctctgttgcaACTGGTGCTGAACTGGTTGGCACTTCGCACTTTCTGGACCCTCctgcagtgcatgcagcacGTGGACTCCACTTGGAACTTGGCTCTCTACGTGAACCCTCTTGTCGGCGGCGCACTCTTGGACCGTTCCGCCTTGACCCCCCTCGCGACGCGCGTTCAGTTGAccctcgccctctccacCCTCCAAACGCGGCCGTAGGCCTGGTTGGTCTCCGCCAAGAGCCCCTGAGGGCGGCTGGGCCCGCGGGgggccgcatgcagccttcatttcgttttcttttccttctcgaccCCTGTATACACgagcgtcttccgcgtcacCCGTCTGCATTCCTCCGGACGCCACTTCGCCAGGCACTGGCGGGGTAAAAGCAGGAGGCCCTCCCTCTCCAGCCGAACTGGCTAACCTTTCGGCACACGCCAGCCGGTCGCTGTCGGAAGTGCCGCatcctgcatgcgccacggGGCGCGgagcgtctttctcgtctccaggCCTCAAGGACCCGTCGGAGCCGAGGGGCGCTGCAAGTCTCCGCAAAGTCTTGTCatctccgttctcgccgtcgcctgcacCATCCCTGGTGGCAGCCTCTGCGGAagcaacagaaaaaaggctTTCTCCGCCGGTTgcagccgcctctcccttcgcagGCTGCAGCCCGGAGACCGACCTACTCACGTTCAGACGCGGCATCTCCTTAGCTCCAGGCGCGGCCCCCGGCACCTGAGATTCCCCATTCACCTCCCCCGTCGCGTTCCCTCTGGATAAAGGGGAGGCAACTTCCTCCACTGGCTTCTGAGGCGTGTCGGGCGTCACAGCGAGACCGGTGGAAGACGGTCCATGCCCCGGTTCACCAAGCCCCGGCCGCTTGGCCACAGATACGGACTCTGCAGGCGCTCCGCTCGGAGACGCTTCCTCGGCGCTTCTCtgcggagagggaaaaccaGCTGAAGGCAATGGACCCGGAGTGGGGATCGTCCACCCTGCATGCTCGCCAGAACCCCCCGGCAAAGTGGATTCCTCGCGGCTGCAGGCCGTTCTTTTTTGCGCCACACAGCCGGGaactcctgtctcttcgctaCGGTGCACGTCGCGGAGTTCTCCACCCTTTTCCTCGgtcgttccttctctctccctgcgagCGCAGCCCTCCCGTTCGCGTGCGCGGTCGTCTTCGGCTTGCatggcgtctctctctttctcttcctgtgcgGCGTGgatctttctttcctcgcaaCGTTTGATCTCTGCCTCGCGAAGCTCTCGAAGACGTCGAACGTCCTCGCTTCGGCGACGTTCCCTGTCAGCCAGTTTCTCAGACAGTTTGCGCAGTCGTGTTTGCGCGCGCTTCTGATCTTTCAGGTCCTTCGCACACAGCACAGGCCGCAAAAGCCGCTTCGAActctccgccttttcccactggcgtctccgctcctcgcGAAGCCACCGaagttcctcttcttcttcctccgtcaACGAAAGCAGCCTGAGACCGCGAGAGTCCCCTGTCGCCGGGGTCTCTCCCCCTCGACCGCGCGAGGGCCCCAAGAAGGGCACGCCAGGGACTCCAAGCGCCTTTCGCTCGAgctggaagaggcggaaaTTCCGGAATTCCGTCTCGCGCACTTTCTGGTCGCGTATCGCTCCTCTCAGCCACGCCGCCGACTCCTCTTCATTCAGATCAGGCGGCACGCGCCACGGCAACGCCGCCCGCTCCTCCTGAAAGGCTTGGTGGAGCGTTCGCgggacagaaaacgaaggaaaagaaccCCCCTGGTGCGAAatcgaactgcatgcgccgtctCCCGGAA is part of the Neospora caninum Liverpool complete genome, chromosome II genome and encodes:
- a CDS encoding coiled-coil domain-containing protein 38,related, with product MAVETRKAEILKLHGKAARKEEALRLADQQLTKEMQKFDEFLRATDQRAHMAMKEADEVGRIKMEKQQTIKELHERLSACNARISKYEEIVQEGKMYKSFLDKLSPPAWLEEQEKKRKERIATKRKEWAEKQLRLQQERVQKDMKDIDSETFEKICELEEKKRKTGKPFDEDGEDDDEELPMYFTEPEQLLELFRQLEEQNLFLIQNAQENEAALEDVIGKFEETKQQMDKRTEALDSLIRQLQEQVKTQQQICGKLQTTLQKKKSEREEKMIFQQLTNKIGEVHAICGYEGDAANDAIRKLEQIETKMEEYLAILDRYEGSTMRVRLVPRSSWRQSKEITTDCACSHRSLRSCGRPAAELGTKATVESRMSHYFFVMDNAQNVAFDDD